The following proteins come from a genomic window of Micromonospora echinofusca:
- a CDS encoding glycosyltransferase family 4 protein, giving the protein MRIVVAHNRYREAQPSGENTIVDAEIAQLTAAGVEVLPFIRSSDEIPSMSKSAKALLPISPIWAPRAQEDLSRLITEHRPDVLHLHNPYPLISPWIVRTAHRHGVPVVQTVHNYRQVCSSGLYFRDGMICQDCRGRALGVPAIVHRCYRGSRAQSALMATTLAVHRGTWRSVDRFVALTSAVADHLRDYGIPAERIVVKPNGIPDPGAPAPLGDGFLYMARLSPEKGLDLLLDAWRRHPDGALGPLRIAGDGELRPLAEAAAAERADVTYLGPLDRAGVRAAIEASAVIVAASTWHDVLPTVIIEAFAAGRPVLGTALGGIPYLLGADAPREPAGTGPAAVATAAPGEGRVALPTGVAAGEAGWVVPPEPAAMAAALPVARAGAATLAPAARARYERTFHPDVVTKRLLDVYASLS; this is encoded by the coding sequence GTGAGAATCGTGGTGGCGCACAACCGGTACCGGGAGGCTCAGCCCTCCGGTGAGAACACCATCGTCGACGCGGAGATCGCCCAGCTCACCGCGGCCGGGGTGGAGGTGCTGCCGTTCATCCGCAGCTCGGACGAGATCCCGTCGATGTCGAAGTCGGCCAAGGCGCTGCTGCCGATCTCGCCGATCTGGGCGCCCCGCGCGCAGGAGGACCTGAGCCGGCTCATCACCGAGCACCGGCCCGACGTGCTGCACCTGCACAACCCGTACCCCCTGATCTCGCCCTGGATCGTGCGGACCGCGCACCGGCACGGCGTGCCGGTGGTGCAGACGGTGCACAACTACCGCCAGGTCTGCTCCTCGGGGCTCTACTTCCGCGACGGGATGATCTGCCAGGACTGCCGGGGCCGGGCCCTGGGCGTGCCGGCGATCGTGCACCGCTGCTACCGGGGCTCGCGGGCGCAGAGCGCCCTCATGGCGACCACGCTGGCCGTGCACCGGGGCACGTGGCGCTCGGTGGACCGGTTCGTCGCGCTCACCTCGGCGGTCGCCGACCACCTGCGCGACTACGGCATCCCGGCAGAGCGGATCGTGGTCAAGCCGAACGGCATCCCCGACCCGGGGGCGCCCGCGCCGCTCGGCGACGGCTTCCTCTACATGGCCCGGCTGTCCCCGGAGAAGGGGCTCGACCTGCTGCTGGACGCCTGGCGGCGGCACCCGGACGGGGCGCTCGGCCCGCTGCGCATCGCGGGTGACGGCGAGCTGCGCCCGCTGGCCGAGGCCGCCGCCGCCGAGCGCGCCGACGTGACCTACCTCGGGCCGCTGGACCGCGCCGGGGTGCGCGCCGCGATCGAGGCCAGCGCGGTCATCGTGGCCGCCTCCACCTGGCACGACGTGCTGCCCACCGTGATCATCGAGGCGTTCGCCGCCGGCCGCCCGGTGCTCGGCACCGCGCTCGGCGGCATCCCGTACCTGCTCGGCGCCGACGCCCCCCGCGAGCCCGCCGGCACCGGCCCGGCCGCCGTCGCCACGGCCGCCCCGGGGGAGGGTCGCGTCGCGCTGCCCACCGGCGTGGCGGCGGGCGAGGCGGGCTGGGTGGTGCCCCCGGAGCCGGCCGCCATGGCCGCCGCCCTGCCGGTGGCCCGGGCCGGCGCGGCGACGCTGGCCCCGGCGGCCCGCGCCCGCTACGAGCGCACGTTCCACCCCGACGTGGTCACCAAGCGCCTCCTCGACGTGTACGCCTCCTTGAGCTGA
- a CDS encoding HflX-like GTP-binding protein: protein MKQYGDAGNPLDGADVVLIGLFSAKEKQYEGRLDELAALAEARGSRVVGRYVQRRGASDRWQERPGGAARMSQPFSRRTLLTHGKVREIAEACRAAGIDAAIFVNALTHLQRRVLADILGCVIFSGDDLTAMAETSSGGPLRVPSAQRAHERPIHRRPGKRGGAARRGGQLKEAYTSRRRLVTTSGWNVRS from the coding sequence GTGAAGCAGTACGGGGACGCTGGTAACCCGCTCGACGGCGCCGACGTCGTACTCATCGGTCTGTTCTCGGCCAAGGAGAAGCAGTACGAGGGCCGGCTCGACGAGCTTGCCGCCCTGGCCGAGGCCCGCGGCAGCCGGGTGGTGGGTCGGTACGTTCAGCGCCGAGGCGCTTCCGACCGGTGGCAGGAGCGCCCAGGAGGGGCTGCCCGGATGTCCCAACCCTTCTCCCGCCGGACGCTGCTGACACACGGCAAGGTCCGGGAAATCGCCGAGGCGTGCCGGGCGGCAGGAATCGACGCCGCGATCTTCGTGAACGCCCTGACACACCTACAGCGGAGGGTCCTGGCCGACATCCTCGGCTGCGTCATATTCAGCGGCGACGACCTCACCGCCATGGCGGAAACGAGTAGCGGCGGGCCACTACGGGTGCCGTCCGCTCAGAGAGCCCACGAGCGTCCGATACACCGCCGCCCCGGCAAGCGAGGTGGTGCAGCGCGGAGGGGCGGTCAGCTCAAGGAGGCGTACACGTCGAGGAGGCGCTTGGTGACCACGTCGGGGTGGAACGTGCGCTCGTAG